Part of the Salmo trutta chromosome 5, fSalTru1.1, whole genome shotgun sequence genome is shown below.
ACCTCCCTGGCGGGTCTTGAACCAAGGACATAaaggactgtaaaaacaccagtaTATCAGCTCCAAGTGACTTTAATTTagaaaatctgttccaaagtattcccatggtttgaaattattctgttttagtcaaatattatatctgtttgggcttcttgaggTCAATTTGTAGTCTACAAATTACTAGTAATTAGGTTCCTGCCCTCTGACCATCCGTTCAAGAAAAAATTggcctgcggctgaatctagttgatgatccctgctccagggcatgtgcttattgggccagtatagttaggccctgtccagaagaaaccctaacctctcctccctaAGCGCTTATGTAGATTAAACAactggataggtgtaagcaatagggTGAATGCATTTTGGAGTAAATCTCAGCtgtgttaaaagtacactcaagaaaacCTATTTTATTGAtaatagtgattcaggagtatcattaaaacaggttaacatGCCCCTACCAACACTAGACAGCTATAACATTTAAATTGCTGAAATTAGtcaatcaaatcaatgatgagacTAGTCAGATTAACCAACACCTCACACGGACGTGGTGGCATCGCCGGGAGATCGGAGTACCGTGAACCAAAAGGTTGTAAGTTCAAATCCCagatgaggacatgttgaataataattactgcataaatgaacatgcacaatgtaatcatctACATCGAAGTGTGTCAAAGTTGAAAACACTGTATGTTAAAAGCACTTTGTAAGtatgaatggatcagtggttcaccaataaGGGCCTTGATAGGCTTGGCAACAGTTACAAGGCGTGATGtgtaaaaacactttttttggggaGAACATTCATTTGGGACCATCAGATGATGTCCTGACAACTGATAAACATAAATGTTCCTGCAATGTTCCCATGAAATGTGTCTAGGACATTAAtatcttatgttctgagaacatggcaaccatgttctgtgtatatTCGGTGGGACGTTCAGGGAATATTGTCCTAAcccacagaaaactggacacattaaTGTTTTTGCAAtgttcccatgaaacgtgtctcGACCATTAATATCTTAAGTTCTGAGAACATGATAACCCCATTCTGGGTGAGTTctatttgacattaagggaatggtctcttggaaacattccTTGCACATCACAGGAACATTTCTATGAAAGCGTTACttaatgacctaatgagactcttaagggaacgttctctaaagttgagggaacgtttgttgttagctgggaTGCTGCTGCTGCTTGTGATTGACTAAGTAATACATGAGACATTGGCCCtagtataaaaataaatattatgaTTTTGAGTGCACCCATAACTTCAGTCTCTCAATAGGCCTTAATTATAATATTATTAGGATTTGATGATGGGTTGTGTATGGATGGCCCATGGCGCCATATTGCAGTGTCCATATGGTCAGGGTAGACTCGTGAGACAGTTGCTTGGACAATAGAGGGAGACAATGCCtcattaaacaacactgtctcgtCTCGTTATTGAACCATTTGCTGATCCATGAAGTTCATTTTCCTCCGCTTGTTATGAACACATCCCACTGTCTTCACAATGCTGTGTCCAatatggtaccctattccctatatatagtacactactttagtaCACTACTCTTGACcaaagccctggtcaaaagtagttttgTAAATAGGGAacatggtgctatttgggatgtagtCAATGAATGCTGGTAGGTCAACAATATTGGACATTTCTATGTGCaattttaaaaacaaaaatgttttataGTTTTGTAGAATGTATTAGTTTATTTGATTGCAACAATtgtgctttaaaaaaaattatgattCATGATTATTAATAGGCCGCATAGGCCTACAACTGATTAAATGTTGTCACGCTTTTCATTATTCGAAGTTATGGCTTTTACACTGGGATATCTGTCAGTTCGTCAATAGCTTTTGTTTGTTGGTCAAGCACACTTGCCATAAATTAACTTTCCACAATTGCTGTAGAAATTGGATGCCAACATTTTATCTGATGAGTTTCAGTTATGAAAAAGATTGTCCTCCTATAATGAAATAATAATTACAAATCAACATTTTAGACAACAATATAAGTAAGCAACCTTGGTATGCAATATAGATAGATACATTTTATCATGAGAGAAACAATGGTCTACAGAACCTCGTACATCTGGTTCATATTAATCATGCATGAACCCATTAGTGTGTATACTTATGTCATTGCTTCATCATTGCACCTTCATTGTCCATGTACTTTACGGAATATGAAACAACGTATAGAACCAAATTCAAATAACATGTTTGATATGTTTACCATGTGAAGTGTGAAgaaatgacagtgtgtgtgtgtgtgtgtgtgtgtgtgtgtgtgtgtgtgtgtggtgtgtggtgtgtgtgtgtgtgtgtgtgtgtatgtgtgtgtgtgtgtgtgtgtgtgtgtgtgtgtgtgtgtgtgtgtgtgtgtgtgtgtgtgtgtgtgtgtgtgtgtgtgtgtgtgtgtgtgtgtctttggtgCTGCCTGTGACATTGTTGTGACCACTGAGGGGACCCTCTGCCACTAAAAGCCCTCTTATCTTCCTACATGGAAGAGTTGAATAATTCACCTTACGcaagcatgcagacacacacacacacacacacacacacacacacacacacacacacacacacacacacacacacacacacacaccatctaggAGAGATAAGccccctacactcttagaaaaaaattggatgaccctttttggtttcaggtagaactccttccccacctcccctccccttccccctcatctcccaccttccccctctcctccttccccaccactcctccacctctcctcctcccccaccttcccgcctcctcctcccccatacctcccctcctccaccacctccccttctcctccacccctcctcgtcctctacctcccttcctcctccacctcccctcctcccccacctcccttcctcctccacctaccctccctctcccctcctccccatcccccacTCCACTGCCCCTGTTGTACGGCCAGGGCTAATGTAGTGCTGCTTGGGTTTcaactccagagagagagagagagagagagagagagagagagagagtgtctatgtgtgtctgtgtgtgtgtctatgtgtgtctgtgcatgtctgtgtgttagCTTGCCTCTCGAAGGGAGGAGAAACCCAACTGCTCCAGGATCAGGTGTCCCGTACCACcagaccagtctctctctccccctctcgctctctctctctttctcactctctcacattcAATATGCTTTAAAGACATGAATGACAAGGTCAAGTGATACAtatcaaaattatgaaaacaacagCGACAGCAATAAAAATAGTAGATACTTTTTAATGACTAATGGTACTTATATTGTCAATTACTTATAATACATGGAGAAAATAGTACACTTTGTGTTTCCTCCCTTGGCTTGTGGTAAGCTGTGATTTACTGTGCTGCCAACTCTATAACATCAGACCTGTCTCCCAAAAGTATACAAAGTTTATCTTTGTTTGATTGTTCAGTGAATGTGGAACTTTTTATTTAGAATTTGGGAAATAAGGAATCTCTAATGAATATATATTTGAGGCAGGTGATTAGAAAGTGTTCTTCACCTTCTATCTCTCCTGACCCTCCGGTTTCAATTGCCAGGCTATGATCACTAATTCTGTATGGGGttaatctctccctctccccctccttcttcctctctttttctctctctctctctctctccctttctctctctctctctctctctctctctctctctctctctctctctctctctctctttctcacactctctctctctcgctctctcaagaGCCACCTTTACCCAGAGAGCTCAGCTCAGTcctggggagaggtggagggcctGGCTGAGCACTGAACGAATTAATGGGTGCTCTGTTGGTGTGTGTACATGCACTGAGCTAGCGGttggggtgtagtgtgtgtgtgtgtgtgtgtgtgtgtgtgtgtgtgtgtgtgtgtgtgtgtgtgtgtgtgtgtgtgtgtgtgtgtgtgtgtgtgtgtgtgtgtttatgtgtgtgagggGTTGCTTAATCTTCTGTGATGATTGCGTTTACATGTTATAGCCTTTTACGCTCCCTACATCTTTTCTATGATAAAGCTGCTCTTTCATTATTTCCCTATCTGATTGCACTACAGAGGGTCCATCCTCTCATCCACTGCATGATATCAAAGTCTGTTGATGTGGgtacatgtgtctgtgtgtgtctgtgtgtgtttgtatgtatgtgtgcgtgcgtgtgtgtgtttgcccagtCAGCAACTGGAGCAGTTCACCAGGAAGAGCTGAGGGAGTGCCAGAGATGCCAGTTaaagtgacacacacacgcacacacacacacacgcacgcacgcacgcatgcacaaacacacacacacacacacacacacacacacacacacacacaacactccaACCGCCACCAGAATTGGCCATTAACCAAGAATGGGTCAAAGGTCAAAACAGATGAGCCGACAAGGAAAGGAGGAtatgcctgtgtcccaaatggcaccaaatCCCCTTGTAATGCCCcatgggctctagtcaaaagtagtgcactatatagggaatagggtactatttggTATGCAGACTATATGTTAAAAGGGGTATTCTGAGTGCTCTGTTTCCCTTTAAGAAGCGAGTGTATTGGTATCATGTGTGTCATAAATATAGTATTAGTGTTGGAGCATTTAACCTAGTGTAcgtatagatgtaggatcttcatttgagccagtttgctacagcaggaaaataatcctgcagcaacaggtaatgtgaattattatgggATTACaactaatggacatttttgtaggggttggtacattttttgttaaggcaaatcaagtctgacatttctaagtggaaatcACAAACTTTAGAAGtgtttttaaaactcaaatacactacaagtttgtatTTCCTGCTGTGCTGGACAATTCCTAACAATAAAAGAGAGATCAAATCAAGATCTGTATGGTGCTTGGAGTTAAGTAGACAGCTGGCTGAGGACAGGTCTACAATACCAAGTATAGTGAAGAACAATCACTGTTTCTTGGCCGGAACTTTAACACCTTTTTCATACCAATGGATATACCTGTCACCCAACCTCatgaaaacatacacacacagccacacatgcacacaaacacacacacacgcacacacacacacacacacacacacacacacacacacacacacacacacacacacacacacacacacacacacacacacacacacacacacacacacaaacatacactacATCAAACCCACTCCCCTCTGACCCCGGGGCGTGTTGAAATCTCAGTAGTGACCATCTTAGCGGTGCGTTCCCTATAGCGGGAATATAACAGCCTTTATTCTGCCGGACGGGTATTCATATTGAGATTGGTGACCAGGCTCCATGGCAGAgtccaaaatagcaccctattcactttacagtgcactactattgaccagggcccatagggctctggtggaaagtagtgcactatataacgaataggatgtcatttgagACACATACATCTATATACTACACATGCAGGGCAGGGAAAGCAATCACCGTTAATAACTCAACTGCAATCTTCATAGTGATCCTCTTCTGTATAGAGctagggttgtgtcccaaattgctccctattccctatatagggctctaccctggtcaaaagtactgcactacatatggaatagggtgtaatttgggatgcaATCCTAGAGATCCACTGTACATCTCACTAACATATGTAGGTCAATGTTTAatcatacaatacagtacaacatATACTCAATCTCAATCTTAGTGGTTATGTTGATGTGTCCTACTTTACTGTGAATCATATTACTGCCAGCATTTCAGATAGGCCTCTGTATAGCATATAGGAATTGTATTCCATATAGATTTTTTTACCATAATGCTTCTGTGAGATTATctacttcccactgggcacagatgtcagttcaacatctagttttgatttacatttaattgagttgtcaactaacctgTATTGAacctgaaatcaacaaaacatttcaccatgtcattggattttggttaaaagttgggtgaaaattcacaaaatgtacatttatgatttttttcaaatccaatcagttttccacgttgattcaacgtcatcacattggatttttttggttgaaatggtgtggttgatttaaccagtttataactatctgggttttacagaaatgttttgattaAAATGTCTGTAGGCTAGCATACATGTCCATAGAGAGAGAATGTCATATAATCTCAACATAACATTGGTTAAACATTAGTTGAATCTGTAGCAACCCCACAAAAAAAAATAGCACTGATTTTGCTGATATAGCTCCTTTATTTAGGAAAGTTTTTACTTGAAATGACTGTGATGCGGTTGTCTTCttacctaccttagttgaatgaaCTGACTTAAGTCACTCTTGACATGAGCATCTATCTGATAAATaatcaaaatgtaaatgtaaacatcaGATGCAGACAGAAAGGCTTTTAAAATATGAATTATTGCACTACATTTACagcatatagggaatagggtgccatttgggacagaaacCTATTCTCAGTGAGTCAACTCCCCTCTCATACATTTACTTGCAGTTGTCCCGTTCTACTCAGTGACTGACAATTGACAATAGGTGGCGATGACGGTCTAAATACAGTTTACCGACCTCATAAAGATGGCGGCTACCTTCTCCCGGTTTGTGCCTGTTTGGGGTAAAGTAGGACGTTTCCTAGTAAATTCTGTTATCGTAGGTCAGACAACGACGTGCTGCACAAAAATGGATACAGACAGAATTACGAAGGTTTGAACCTGTTAACATTCTTTCTTCAAATGACAAGTTGTACATGTTGCTTTCCTTGTCTTATTGGAAACACTGCGTGTCAATACTGAACGTTAACAAGCGCTTATTTAGTAAGACTGTTTACACAACAACCGGATATTGACTGtaatacagtagctagctatcaATCATTAGTATTCAAATGTATCGTcattaaaatatttttatttgggacaaatcattcactaaacctcaactaaatcttgtaatgaataatgcagaaattgagcaagttgaggtgactaaactgcttggagtaaccctggattgtaaacggtCATGGTCAACGCATAATAAAGCGTTCCTCTGCCATCTTAACAGCATTATCAACAAGGCAGTTCCTAAATGTCTGTTctcactctggtagcctatggactgacattaagaataagctacgtggtgagttgatgactATTCGACAGCTAGTTAACTAGGTGAATTGATCATGCTACTTTGTTCGTGGTGTATGTTGGCATCCTTGTACTTTACGAAGtctttggaacagattcctgttggaacattcTACCCACCTGGACTAAtattcagtcgtgtggtcaggtgccacagagggacttaggaaaattgcaattggctcaaaaCAGGGCTGCATGGCTGGCCCTTAGATCTAACTTTAGATCTATCTCTCCTGGctaaaagtggaggagagattgacttcatcactacttggtTTTGTGAGAGGTGTTGAGTctactgagctgtctgtttgaactactggcacacagctcagacacccatgcataccccacaagacatgccaccagaggtctcatcagtcctcaagtccagaacagactatgggaggcgcacagtactacatagagccatgactacatggaactctattccacatcaagaaactgatgcaagcagtaacaTATGTTCTtttaacagataaaaatacaccttatggaacagcggggactgtgaagcaacacaaacataggcacagacgcatgcatacaaacacacaataatgtccacactatacacacatacacatggattttgtgttatagatatgtggtagtagaggaggggcctgagggcacacacctaatgtgttgtgaaatctgttgtgaatgtattgtaatttcttttgtataactgccttaattttgctggaccccaggaagagtggcagccactaatggggatccataataaatacaaatcgtGCCTGGTAACTATTGTTTCATCAACAATTGATGTTGAAAGCAGCATTGTTGAGTAACTAAAGTAACCCTAGCCTGCACATAACTTTTAGACGCAAATGTTTCTTAGAGATTGGTTGTCCTattgttattttgcatacaaccttcccacaacgttTTGGAAATGGTACagcatacccagctagcacataatgttctgagaaacGTGTTCTTAGGTGGAAATTTCACTACTTcagcatatttttttttttaccttgttctgtttaaagtcatgttctcagaacattcagagaacgttaagaaacaacgttatTCTGTGGGAacttcagtacttcagcatagcGTCATAAACTGTCGCTATCCTCCATCACGTTAAGTGTGTTGGCCGCAACCACTAATTGGACACTTGATCTTAATGATTgcttgtttattttgtttattttgaatagactaaaatgaacagctttgtatgagtaaaaacaacatggcatgctagctccatcctggtggcactgtggactaattccatggatagaaaaCAGGACATCATAGGTTCAAATATCACTGACACTGTGTCTAAGCAAATTAATTAACGTGTCCTATTTGTGCTTAAAGTTCAAAACAGTTATCCCAATCTAAGCCAGCACTATTATTATAtgtcttattgaaacatgttctcagaacattatttaattaccttcaaataacctataatttctgtTCTTAGAACATTAataaaactttcagggaaccatagtaaaatgttctcagaacctccctgcaacctaaaagtTCCACTTCTGTTCACAGAACGTTTAAAAAAACATTCCATTTTACCAGTCAGGAAATGTATGGCTTCGTTTCCAGAACctatgggaaaccaaaaacgtatgttcccacaacttccaaggaaccaaatgtgcaaGCTGGGATGTTGGCTTGCTATATCAAAGCATCATTTACATCCAGAGATTGATTGATAGCTATACTGACTGTACTTTGAggacttagctagctagttaaatgcTCACTATTTCTCTATTACGTACAGCTGGAGTTTGCAGTGCAGATGACATGTGACAGTTGTGCAGAGAAAGTCAGAGCTGCACTGGAAGGAAAACCAGGTACATTTTTACCTTTCCATTCCAGCACTCAAATTAGTTATTAGTGTAGTAGGCTAGTAACTACACTTTTGCTAGTGTGCACAACAGAATACTCGTTAACTTAGTTGTGTATTGCTCCTAGGCTTAATATCAATAGTTACACATTAGAACAAGTTATGAATGTTGTTGTTTACTTAGCTATTATTATTGTATTGCCATTCAGTAGAATGATACAGGGGCCGCTCTTGCTTTTGGTAAACAATTTATGCTGGAATGAAACCACTGGGCCTCTCCATGCATTCCAAGATATGTATCAACCTAAAGCCATCTAAAGCATTTAACACACAGCAGTATTTGTCACAGTGACAGATCTCCTTTTATTTTACTCATTTGTCCCCTGTGttttctcctcctcatctcttctttctctcttgcgCTCCTCATCCTTTCTTTCTGTTTTGTCCTCCTCATCATTCATTCcatctctctacatccctctctcctctccttttatcCTGTGTGCAGGCGTGCAGTCGGTGAAGATAGATGTTGGGAAGGAGGAGGTTCTGGTGGAGTCTGCTCTGACGTCCCATGAGGTGCAGGATCTCATAGAGAGCACTGGGCGCAGGGCAGTACTAAAGGGCATCGGAGGAACAGAATTGGGTACGGGCACACTGAGATGCATTAACACGGATGAAATTGTATATGATGTACATCATTGTCCGCTTTTGTCTGTCAAAAGTACAACTCATCTCTACTTGTTTTTCAGACTAATTGAATATGTGAATTTTTTGGGGTTGGACAATGATCTCCGTTGTCATTCAACCGGCAATGGATGACTCCCATTGCAAAAGCATTGGCTCCATCCGAAATACTCAGACACAAAATCCCAATGTGGCCACGGcccatagagttagatagaggactctagATGGATAAAAAACTGTTTTGGCATGGATGTTGTCACAAGTGTATTTGGCAGCATATGTGCATCTGTATGTGTACTCTACTGTATATGCAACGTTTGTGTCTGTGTATCAGACCTGGGTGCAGCGGTGGCCATGATGGGCGGTAGtggtcctgtccagggggtggtgCGGTTCCTCCAGCTGTCTGAGGAGCGCTGTCTGATTGACGGGACCATTGATGGTCTGGAACCTGGCACCCACGGACTCCACGTCCACACGCTGGGAGACCTCACACAGGACTGCCAGAGGtgatctttgtgtgtgtgtgtgtgtgtgtgtgtgcgcgaaaCATGATATATTATCAACCCAAATGCAAATCATATTCATTATTAGTGCAGAGGTATTTTTAATAATATGTAAAAATGTCATTGTACTGTATGCATTGTTTTGCCCACAATTTTCTACAGCCTTCAGAGTTTCCTCAGTCAATTTTAAAATAACCCTTGAATAGATCAGTCGCTTTATGATTCCATCACTGTAGCTCATAAGGTCACAGTTGCACCTGCTTGCCCCAGAGGATCATGGGAGTGGATGACTCATGTTTCTCTGCCTGTGTGTTTGTACAGCTGTGGAGAACACTATAACCCCTATGGGAGACAACATGGTG
Proteins encoded:
- the ccs gene encoding copper chaperone for superoxide dismutase isoform X2, translated to MSVLTLVAYGLTLRISYVLEFAVQMTCDSCAEKVRAALEGKPGVQSVKIDVGKEEVLVESALTSHEVQDLIESTGRRAVLKGIGGTELDLGAAVAMMGGSGPVQGVVRFLQLSEERCLIDGTIDGLEPGTHGLHVHTLGDLTQDCQSCGEHYNPYGRQHGAPQDPDRHVGDLGNIVAGPDGRASFRLEDPELKVWDVIGRSLVVDAGEDDLGRGAHPLSKLTGNSGQRLACGIIARSAGLFENAKQICACDGVTLWEERDRPLAGTGRSKTTTETPAAHL
- the ccs gene encoding copper chaperone for superoxide dismutase isoform X1 → MAATFSRFVPVWGKVGRFLVNSVIVGQTTTCCTKMDTDRITKLEFAVQMTCDSCAEKVRAALEGKPGVQSVKIDVGKEEVLVESALTSHEVQDLIESTGRRAVLKGIGGTELDLGAAVAMMGGSGPVQGVVRFLQLSEERCLIDGTIDGLEPGTHGLHVHTLGDLTQDCQSCGEHYNPYGRQHGAPQDPDRHVGDLGNIVAGPDGRASFRLEDPELKVWDVIGRSLVVDAGEDDLGRGAHPLSKLTGNSGQRLACGIIARSAGLFENAKQICACDGVTLWEERDRPLAGTGRSKTTTETPAAHL